In Carassius carassius chromosome 5, fCarCar2.1, whole genome shotgun sequence, one genomic interval encodes:
- the LOC132140921 gene encoding gelsolin-like → MVNHPEFEKAGKQPGLQVWRIENMDLVPVQKNLHGGFYTGDTYLVLNTIKQNSGNLQYDLHFWIGDECSMDESGAAAIFTVQMDDFLGGKPIQYREVQGYESKTFVGYFKSGLKYMQGGVASGFKHVASGEVNVKRVLHVSGRRVVRAIEVPVSWDSFNQGDCFILDFGQEIFQWCGSKCNQFERLKATTVSKDIRDNERCGRAKLFVCEEGSENEKILTILGPKPDIPDAQTEDTKTDASNRKSAKLYKVSDASGSMSVTLVAEENPFSQSALQSTNCFILDHGSNGKIFVWKGKEANKEERSAGMKAAEDFISKMGYPKHTEVQIIPENGETPLFKQFFKFWHDTDQTKGMGQAYVPNKIAKIKKVPFDASSLHKSEAMAAQHGVVDDGKGEKKIWRIEGSDKVPVDPSIHGQFFGGDSYIILYNYKHGGRHGQIIYIWQGEESSQDEKGASAILAAQLDTELGGSPVQVQVIEGKEPPHLMSIFGGQPMVVHKGGTSREGGQSKASAIRLFQVRANPAGHTRSVEVDPVASSLNSNDAFVLVNASGSMLWLGHGASNAEKNGAKKLGSILGVDLSEISEGAEGDDFWSALGGKAEYRTSERLKSKMDTHPPRLFACSNKTGQFLIEEVPGEMTQEDLAPDDIMILDTWDQVFVWIGNEANEDEKREAVSSAAKYIESDPASRDKRTPIVTVKQGFEPPTFTGWFLGWDHDFWSSNPLERAMAGLKM, encoded by the exons ATGGTGAACCACCCTGAATTTGAGAAGGCAGGAAAGCAGCCAGGCCTTCAGGTGTGGAGGATTGAGAACATGGATTTGGTGCCTGTCCAGAAGAATCTTCATGGTGGCTTCTACACTGGCGATACCTACCTAGTCCTCAATACCATAAAGCAAAACTCTGGAAATCTACAATATGACCTTCACTTCTGGATAG GTGATGAATGTTCAATGGATGAGAGTGGGGCAGCTGCTATCTTCACCGTCCAAATGGATGATTTCCTTGGAGGAAAACCCATCCAGTACAGAGAAGTACAGGGATATGAGTCAAAAACCTTTGTAGGCTACTTCAAATCAGGCCTCAAATACATG caaGGTGGAGTGGCTTCTGGATTCAAACACGTAGCTTCtggtgaagtgaatgtgaagcgAGTTCTCCATGTGAGTGGTAGACGTGTGGTTCGGGCCATTGAGGTACCTGTGAGTTGGGACAGCTTCAACCAGGGTGATTGCTTCATCCTAGACTTTGGACAG GAGATATTCCAATGGTGTGGGTCAAAGTGTAACCAGTTTGAGAGACTGAAGGCCACAACTGTTTCCAAAGATATTCGTGATAATGAACGCTGTGGGAGGGCTAAACTTTTTGTATGTGAAGAAGGATCAGAAAATGAAAAGATACTAACG ATTCTTGGACCAAAGCCTGATATTCCTGATGCACAGACTGAAGACACCAAGACCGATGCATCCAACAGGAAGTCTGCAAAATTGTATAAG GTGTCGGATGCCAGTGGGAGTATGTCTGTTACTTTGGTGGCTGAAGAAAACCCCTTTTCCCAGAGTGCACTGCAGTCCACAAACTGCTTCATCTTGGACCATGGTTCCAATGGCAAGATATTTGTCTGGAAAG GTAAAGAGGCTAATAAAGAAGAGCGGAGTGCAGGCATGAAAGCTGCTGAGGACTTCATCAGTAAGATGGGCTATCCCAAACACACTGAAGTCCAGATCATCCCTGAGAACGGAGAGACTCCTCTCTTCAAACAGTTCTTCAAGTTTTGGCATGATACAGACCAGACAAAGGGTATGGGACAAGCCTATGTGCCTAACAAAATAGCCAAGATCAAGAAAGTACCCTTTGATGCATCATCTTTGCACAAATCCGAGGCAATGGCTGCTCAGCATGGAGTGGTAGATGATGGGAAGGGTGAGAAAAAG ATCTGGCGCATTGAGGGATCAGACAAGGTACCAGTTGACCCATCCATTCATGGGCAGTTCTTTGGAGGAGACAGTTATATCATCCTGTACAACTACAAGCATGGAGGACGTCATGGGCAGATAATATATATATG GCAGGGGGAAGAGTCCAGTCAAGATGAGAAGGGGGCTTCTGCCATTCTGGCTGCCCAGCTTGATACAGAGCTCGGTGGGAGTCCTGTGCAG GTGCAAGTAATTGAAGGCAAAGAACCCCCTCATCTCATGAGTATCTTTGGCGGGCAGCCAATGGTGGTGCACAAGGGTGGGACTTCACGAGAGGGTGGCCAATCTAAGGCTTCTGCAATCCGCCTTTTCCAAGTTCGTGCCAATCCTGCTGGGCACACACGATCTGTTGAG GTTGATCCTGTAGCCTCCAGCCTCAATTCCAATGATGCCTTTGTTTTGGTGAATGCTTCAGGCTCTATGCTGTGGCTGGGTCATGGTGCAAGCAATGCAGAAAAGAATGGAGCCAAAAAGCTTGGCAGCATTTTAGGAGTTGACCTTTCAGAGATATCAGAAGGAGCAGAGGGAG ATGACTTCTGGAGTGCTCTTGGAGGAAAAGCAGAGTATCGCACCTCTGAAAGGCTCAAGAGCAAAATGGACACCCATCCTCCTAGGCTTTTTGCATGCTCTAACAAGACAGGACAATTCCTT ATTGAAGAGGTGCCAGGAGAGATGACACAAGAGGACTTGGCTCCAGATGATATCATGATTCTGGACACATGGGATcag GTCTTTGTTTGGATCGGAAATGAAGCTAATGAAGATGAGAAAAGAGAAGCTGTGAGTTCAG CTGCCAAATATATTGAATCAGATCCTGCCAGCAGGGACAAGAGAACTCCCATTGTTACAGTGAAGCAGGGCTTTGAACCCCCCACCTTTACCGGGTGGTTCCTGGGTTGGGACCATGACTTCTGGAGCTCTAACCCACTGGAACGGGCCATGGCTggtttgaaaatgtaa
- the LOC132140922 gene encoding ras-related protein Rab-14-like, which translates to MTTAPYNYSYIFKYIIIGDMGVGKSCLLHQFTEKKFMADCPHTIGVEFGTRIIEVSGQKVKLQIWDTAGQERFRAVTRSYYRGAAGALMVYDITRRSTYNHLSSWLTDARNLTNPNTVIILIGNKADLEAQRDVTYEEAKQFAEENGLLFLEASAKTGENVEDAFLEAAKKIYQNIQDGSLDLNAAESGVQHKPTAPQGGRLNSDTQPQKEGCSC; encoded by the exons ATGACGACTGCACCCTATAACTATtcctatattttcaaatatatcatTATTG GTGACATGGGGGTTGGAAAGTCATGTTTACTCCACCAGTTCACAGAAAAGAAAT TTATGGCTGACTGTCCTCATACAATTGGGGTTGAGTTTGGCACACGGATAATTGAAGTGAGTGGGCAGAAGGTGAAGCTTCAGATTTGGGACACTGCAGGGCAGGAGAGATTCCGCGCCGTCACGCGCAGCTACTACAGAGGAGCCGCCGGGGCCCTCATGGTGTATGACATCACCAG GCGAAGCACGTACAACCACCTCAGCAGCTGGTTGACTGATGCTAGGAATCTCACCAACCCCAATACT GTGATCATTCTGATTGGTAACAAAGCAGATCTAGAAGCCCAGCGTGATGTCACGTATGAAGAGGCCAAGCAGTTTGCAGAAGAAAATG GTTTGTTATTCCTGGAGGCAAGCGCAAAAAC AGGCGAGAATGTGGAGGATGCATTTCTTGAAGCTGCGAAGAAGATCTACCAGAACATTCAGGACGGCAGCCTGGACCTGAATGCGGCCGAGTCAGGGGTCCAGCATAAGCCTACCGCTCCGCAGGGTGGGCGGCTCAACAGCGACACACAGCCCCAGAAGGAGGGCTGCAGCTGTTAA